The following is a genomic window from Actinomycetota bacterium.
AGATACTTTAAAAACTAAAATTTTAGTCACTTTTGATGGACAAATAAAAACTCAGATTGTAGAATAATAAATATAACCCGCCTTGTGCGGGTTTTCTTTTATGTAAATTTGACTAAATTTTAACATTGGGTTATGATAACATTAGGAAGTTATTATAATTGGAGGAACATTGGCTGAACAAGTTATTATTAGCCCACAACCAGGACCACAGACAATTTTTATGCAGCAAAAGGACGATGTTCCTTTAGTTTTCTATGGTGGTGCAGCAGGTGGTGGTAAGAGTTATGCATTATTAATGGACTGTCTTAAATATATAGACTGTCCATATTTTTATGGAGTATACTTCCGTAAAACAGTTAAACAATTAGAAAGAACACTTTGGCCTACAGCTAAAGATTTGTTCTATCCGTTTTTAATTGAACATACGGGACCAAGAAAAGGGAGGTTTAAAGATAAAGCACAGATAAGAGAAAAGGATAAGAAGATCATTTTCCCTACAGGTGCAACAATAGAATTTTCATATCTAGACAATGACCAAGATTGTAAAGAGAACTGGCAGGGTGCTGAATTAACTGCTGCATATTTTGATGAATTTGGTCACTTTTCTAAATATTGTTTCAACTATATTAGAACACGTATGCGTTCTAAGTCTAAATATAAATCTTTCATTCGGTGTTCACTTAACCCAGAACCTAACCATTTTGTTTTGGAATATTTACAAAGATATATTAACGATCAGGGTTTTGCAAAGAAAGATTTAATGGGGAAACCTGCATATTTTATTGTAGATAAAGGTGAAGTTGTTTCTGCATGGACAGCAGAGGAGCTAAAAGAAAAGTATCCCAATAAAAAACCAAGACTCTATACCTTCATCCCATCCTCTCTGGAAGACAACCCTGCAATGCTCAAATCAAATGAAGATTATGCAGACGATCTCTTAGCAAATGACCCAGCTAACGCAGCTATGCTTCTGGATGGTAACTGGAAATATAAACCAGCAGCTAATGGTATGTTTGACAAAGCAACTATGCAAATAGCCCCTTTGAGCGCTCTCCCTTTAAATTGCAGATATCTAAGAGCATGGGATAAAGCTTCATCTAAACCTTCTAAAGAGGGTGGGGATAGCAAACAATTAGATCCAGACTATACAGCGTCGATTAAGTTTGCTAAAGATAAGAATGGGTTTATTTATATTATGGGTGATTATGTAAGACAAGGAGACGGAATTCAGAGAAGTAGATTTAGAGAAAAACCTGGGGTAAGAGATGCCTACATCTTGGAACAAGCAATAAAAGACGGTGATGATGTCGTAATTTATTTACCAAAAGACCCAGGACAAGGTGGTGAAGTAGAGTTCTTAGAAGCTTCTAAGAAATTACAAGCAGAAGGGTTCACAGTTAAAAAAGACCCATCCCCATCTAATAAAAGTAAAAGATTTAGGTTTGAATCTTTTTGTTCTGCATGTTATACAGGAACAATATTTTGGATAAAAGAAACCTTTGACCCTACTGTATGGGATTATATGATAATGGAGCTAGAGAACTTTGATGGCGATAAAAATAATGGTTATCATGATGATTTAGTGGATAGTTTCTCTACTGCATATGCCGGATGTATAAAAGAAAAAGTGTATGTAGCACCTGCAATACCAAGAATCTCTGCACCTACTTTAACTAAGAGGTCTGGTTTAAATACTAGACATTAACCTGACTTTGTTATTTTACTTTTTATTAAAAATTGACAAACCCTTGTATTATCTGGTAAGATGATATTAATTGTCAATAACAAAAGTTAGAAAATAGTTCTTTTTACTTTTACTAACTTTAGTATCTGGAGAGGTGAATGTCAACAGTTAAAAGAAAATATACAAAAAAATCTGACTACTGGGACAAAATTAAATCCCCTCAAACTGATGAAGTTAATAAGGCTGGTAATACAGATCAAGTTACATCAAGATTGAAGTTAGGTGAGATAGGTACTACCGCACTTAACACAATGAATGTATATGCAAACTGGATCAAGCCCTATGAAACTGCATGGCCTCGTTGTCTAGATACTTATAGTATCATGGCGAATGATGCTGATGTGGCAACTGCCCTGACTGCAAATTATCTTTTTGTAGAAAGGGCTTTTGATGAGTTTGAGGTTACATTTAAGAAAGGTAATAAGAAATCTGAAAAAGCTGCTAAGTTTGTAGATTGGTGTTTAAAGAACATGGACTCTCAAACATTAAGACAAGTAGCCAGAGAAGCTCTTACCTATAAAGTCTATGGTTTCTCAGTTTTAGAAAAAGTTTTCACAAAAGTTACTTCTGGTGAATATAGTGGAAATTATAAAATAAAGAAATTGGCTTCTAGGCCACAATCAACACTCAGAAGAAATAAACCCTTTAAGTATTCAGATGATGGTAGGGATGTTCTTGGTGTCTATCAGGTTATTCCA
Proteins encoded in this region:
- a CDS encoding terminase family protein, whose amino-acid sequence is MQQKDDVPLVFYGGAAGGGKSYALLMDCLKYIDCPYFYGVYFRKTVKQLERTLWPTAKDLFYPFLIEHTGPRKGRFKDKAQIREKDKKIIFPTGATIEFSYLDNDQDCKENWQGAELTAAYFDEFGHFSKYCFNYIRTRMRSKSKYKSFIRCSLNPEPNHFVLEYLQRYINDQGFAKKDLMGKPAYFIVDKGEVVSAWTAEELKEKYPNKKPRLYTFIPSSLEDNPAMLKSNEDYADDLLANDPANAAMLLDGNWKYKPAANGMFDKATMQIAPLSALPLNCRYLRAWDKASSKPSKEGGDSKQLDPDYTASIKFAKDKNGFIYIMGDYVRQGDGIQRSRFREKPGVRDAYILEQAIKDGDDVVIYLPKDPGQGGEVEFLEASKKLQAEGFTVKKDPSPSNKSKRFRFESFCSACYTGTIFWIKETFDPTVWDYMIMELENFDGDKNNGYHDDLVDSFSTAYAGCIKEKVYVAPAIPRISAPTLTKRSGLNTRH